The Acidimicrobiales bacterium genomic sequence AGGCAGATACGGTCGCTCACTGGGTCTGGCTCCTTCCTTCAGGCGTCGAACACCCGAAGCTTGGGAGCCAGGCCCACCTCAGTGGTGGACCCGCTCAGGCCATCAGACCCATTGGTCTCCAACCCTCATTCGCGAGGACCCACGGTTCGGTGGAAGCCGTCAGGGACGCCGATCTCGGCGAGAAGGGAGTCCAGCTCATCGGCGGTGCCGGCGAAGCCGTGATGCTTCACGTACAGGTCTACGCCGGCGTGCGCGAGCTTGGCCCATCCCCCGGCCTTGTAGCCGAGTCCTTTCGGTGTCTCGAACCACAGCCAGCTCTGCCCGGCCGAGTGGAGTGAGGCGACGTCCGGTACGGTGAGTCCGCCTCGACCGGCGAACCATTCTACGCCGTAAGTCGTGAAGGCCAGCGTTGGCTGGTCGTCGACGACCACGGGCGGGCGGGCGATGAGTTCGTTTGACACGCTCGGTCCGACCGCGGGACTTCATCGCTCATGCCGAACCCCCCGGAGGTCCGAGTTCGTTTGCGGACCATGCTGCTGGGTGCGTCTCGGCGAGCACACCTAACGCGCGCTTCGTATCGCGGCGCTACTAGCCGCGGGAAACGCAGAGATGGGCGCTTCTGGAGGCGGGCACCCTGGTATGGTGATCGGTATGGCGACGAGGAAGATCACCGTAACCCTCGACGAGGAACAGCTTGAGCGGGTCCGGCGCGCCGTCGCAGCGGGCAAGGCGGCGAGCGTGTCGGGATTCGTTCAGCATGCTGTTTCCATCTCGCTCGATGATGTCGCCGGGTGGGGGGCGCTACTCGCTGAGGCGCTGAGCCGCACCGGCGGTGACCTGACCGACGACGAGCGGTCCTGGGCGGATGGCATTCTCGGGACGGACAAGGCGACGAACCCCTCAGCTGCATGACTGCGGGGATCACCCTCGACGCCGGGGCCTTGATCGCTGTCGACCGGGATGTTCGCCCTGTCGTCGTGCTCCTGACCCGAGCCACCGACGTTGGGGCGCGGCTCACCGTGCCAGCGGGAGCACTGGCCCAGGCGATCCGACGGCCCGAGCGCCAGGTCCGCCTCGCCCGCCTGGTCCGCCAGCCGAATGCCGATGTCGTCGCCCTCGACCGGGTGGACGCCACGAACGTCGGGCGGCTGTTGGCGGCCTCGGGGACAACCGACGTGGTCGACGCTCATGTCGTCATCTGCGCTCGTCGTGCAGGTCAACGAGTGCTGACTTCGGACGCCGATGATCTTCGCCGCCTCGATCCGGAACTCGAAGTCGTCGAGGTCTGACGCCGAGCCCGCTCCGTAATCCGAGAGGCTCGACTGGTCGAACGAATCCGAACGGCGCGTCTGGACTGCGCCGCCCAAGCGAAACGGCGACGCGGGACGGAGTTGCTCGCAGTCCGCTCAAAGCCCTCTCTCGGGTCAGCGCGGCACTTGTCGGTCGGCTTCGCCGGGTGATTGAGACACGAGCGGTCAGGTCCAGAAGTGCTTGGCCTCGGCGGCGGAGAAGCGCAGCAACGCCAACGCCGACAGCACCACGGCGAAGGCGGTGAGCACGGCTGCCGGGAGGGCGATGGCGGAGAGACCCTGGCCGTCGAGGGTGACCGCCCGGTAGCCGCGCATCACCCAGTAGGTCGGCGTGGCCGGCGCCACCACGCGCACCCATCCGGGCATGAGGTAGGCCGGGACCACCGCCCCACCGACGCCGGCCAGGAGGGTGGAGCCGAGGTTGGCCAGGGCGTTCACCTGCTGGATGGTGCGGGACACCGCGACCAGCAGGAGACCGAGGGCCAGGTGGCTGGCGGCGACGGCCAGGCTCAGGGCGGCGACGGCGACGGCCGGGCCCCGCAGATCGAGATCGAACACGACCACGCCCACCGCGAACAGCCAGGCGATCTGGAGGACCGCGAAGCCGTACAGAGGCACCAGCTTGCCCAGAAGGAGCTGGGCCGTGGTGGCCGGGCTGGCCCGCAGCCGGTCCCAGGTGCCCCACCCGTGCTCCCGGAAGAAGCTGAGGCCGGCGAGCCCGGTGAGGAACAGCGAGAACGTGGCCGCCGCCCCCGGCACCGCCTGCTCCGAACCGTTGGTCCCCGGGTACCCCTCGATGATCAGGGTCACGTAGAGCATCGGCTTGAGGAAGGCCAGGAACGTCACGGGCACTACCAGCAGGAGCACCAGCGGCACAGGGTCCTGCCGCAGCAGCCGGATCTCCCGCCGGGCGATCACCGCCGCGGCGCCGCCCGTCACCGTTGCTCGGGGGCGGCGTCGGCGTCGGCGGCGCCCCGCTCGCTGACGCCCGGGTAGCGCTCGCCGGTCAAGGCGAGGAAGACGGTGCCGAGTCCGGCCCGCACCACGTCGACCGAGCGGAGCCGGGGCAGCCGGTCACCCAGGGCGGGCAGCACTCGGGCCAGCGCCCTCCCGGGGTCGTCGTCGGTGATCCGGACCCGGCCGCCGTCGACCTCGACGCCGTCGAGGGCAGGCTGGCTGCTCATCTCGCCGTCGAAGCGGAGGTCGACGACAGCCGACCCATGGCGGGCGACGAGGGCGGGCACCTTGTCGCGGGCGACGAGGTGCCCGTGATGGAGGATGGCGACCGACGCGCCCAGCTCCTCCACCTCGTCGAGCTGGTGGGTGGAGAAGCACACCGCCGTTCCCTCGGCGCTCAGCCGGCGCACCAGGTCGAGGACGGCCCCGCGCGCCGACGGGTCGATCCCGCTCGTCGACTCGTCGAGCAGCAGCACCGGTGGCCGGTGCACCACCGAGCAGGCGACATGGACCCGCCGCTGCTCGCCTCCCGACAGCCGGCCGGCGGGGCGGCGAAGGAGCGGCGCCACGCCGAGATCGTCCGCCGCGTCCCGGGCGGACGACCGGGCCGCCGCGGCCGTCATGCCGGCCAGGCGAGCGGAGAAGACCAGGTTCTCCTCCACCGTCAGCGTGGGCGCGAGGCCGAGCCGCTGGGGCGCCAGTCCCAGGAGGCGGCGGGCGGCGGACGGGCGGGCGCGGGCGTCGACCCCCAGCACCGAGATGTCTCCGTCGTCGGGCTGCACCAGGCCGGCGACGGAGGACAGCAGCGTGGTCTTGCCAGCCCCGTTGGGGCCCACCAGGGCGAGCACCTCGCCGGCTTCGACCTCCAGGTCCACGCCGTCGAGGGCGAGGACGTCGCCGTAGGCCTTGGCCAGACGGCGGAGAACGAGAGCGGGAGCCGTTGGACCGGTGCCCGTGCGCCGTCGCCCGGCCGGGCTGCCGCCCTGCCGAGGCCAGTCGTCCCGGTGGCGACCCGTGTCGTTCGCCTGCGTACCCCCCGTCTCGTCGGCATCCGTGTAGCCATGCGCGTTGGCTGCACCGAAAGCGCAAACAGTCGCCGATGGGAATCCCATTCTGGGTTCGAATCCCAGCCCCGGAGCCAGCGAAGAAGAGCCCGTGACCTGAGGGTTCTCGCCTGAGGAGGTCGGTACAACGGCCTCGAGTGGCGCCTCGTTTCCCCCGATTTCCCCCCAGCCGATGAGCACGTCAGGGCCGCCGCCGCTCCTTGGGAAAAGTACATTCTTCGGCGGACGCGATGCAACCAGCGCGCGCTAGCGTGCCGTTCGTCTGATCCACGCCCAGGAGGGAGAAGGACCTGAGCGACCTGCCTTCGGGAGCCGAGCAGCCGCAGAGCGTCAGCACCGACGCAGCGCGCAACCTGGCCACGACGACCAAGACACGGGCGCAGTGGGCGGCGCTCACCCCACGGTGGCTGCTGCACCTGCTGCCGTGGGTGCGGGTGGACGGTGGTACCTACCGCGTCAACCGGGTGCGCCTTCTGAACCCGGACGAGCGCAAGATCCGGGTCACGACGGTCGGGGGACAGCCCTTCGTCCCGGTGACCGAGCTCCAGCAGCTCTCGCTCTTCGCGGGCCTCGAGCTCGACGCGGTGCAGGCGATCTCCGACGCGCTCCAGGTGGAGCGCCACGACACCGGCACGGTGCTCATGACGGAGGGCGAGGCGGGCGACAAGCTCTACCTGCTCGCCGAGGGCACGGTGGAGGTGTCGATCATCGGCTCCCGGGGTCAGACGCTTCGAGTGAACACGTTGAGCGGCGGCGAGATCTTCGGCGAGGGAGCTTTGCTCACGGACACGCCGCGTACGGCCACGGTCACTGTTCGTTCACCCAGCACCGTCCTGTCCCTGTCTCGGGCTCAGTTCGCGGACCTGTTGACTGCCCATCCCGACGTGCGATCGGCGATGGAAACGATGGTCGAGGGGCGCCGGCAGCAGCGCGACGAGCTCGACGAGTACGGCGAGCACAAGATCGAGGTTGCCGGCGGGCACCACGGCGAGCCCGTGTTGCCGGAGACGTTCGTGGACTATGACGACGAGCCCCGGGAGTACCCGCTGAGTGTCGTGCAGACGATCGTGCGCGTGCACACGCGTGTCAGCGATGTCTACAGCAACCCGATCGACCAGCTGGAAGAGCAGCTCCGCCTGAGCATCGAGGGCATCCGCGAGCGCCAGGAATACGAGCTCATAAACAACCCAGAGTTCGGCTTGCTCCACGCCGCCGCGCCGTCCATGCGCACCCCGAGCCGCACGGGAGCGCCGACGCCCGACGACATGGACGACCTGCTCGCTCTCGTGTGGAAGCGCCCGGCGTTCTTCCTCGCCCACCCGATGGCCATCGCCGCATTCGGTCGGGAGTGCACCCGTCGGGGCGTGCCGCCGCCCACGACGACGATTTTTGGCTCCCCGTTCCTCACGTGGCGCGGCGTCCCCATCGTCCCGTGCGACAAGCTGCTCGTTGGCGGCAAGGCCCGGGTGGGGTCGCGGGCGGGCACGACCAACATCCTGTTGGTGCGAGTCGGCGAGCGCGAGCAGGGTGTGGTCGGCCTCCACACCTCCGGTCTGCCAGGTGAGCCCGAGGGCCTCCCCGGGCTGTCGGTGCGGCTGATGGGCGTGAACCGCCGGGCGGTGGCGTCGTACCTGCTGACGCTCTACTTCTCGGCTGCGGTGCTGATCGAGGACGCCATCGCCGTGCTCGAAGGTGTCGAGGTCGGCCGGTACCACGAGTATCCGTGACGGTGCTCCCGTCGCCGAACGGGCCGCACGTCGACCCGACTGACGAGACGTTCGTCGCCCGGCTGGCCAACGACATCTTCCGGGAAGGACCGTCGGTCGCGGGCACGGCGGCGACCCATGCCGAGGACCTCGACGCCGTACCCGGGCGCGCCGCCAACGCGGCGACGGACGAGGCCGCCACCCTCGCGGCCAGCGCCTATCGGGTAGATCCCACGATGACTAACGCCATCCCGATGGGAGGGATACCGCGCGCCGCCCCGGGCGTCCTCGGTACCGGCGCCTCGGGCCCTTCGAGCTTCATGCTCCGCTCGGCGCCTCTGGGCGACGCCTTGCCGGCGGGGACGGTGGAGCCCTGGAGCCACATGGCGCAGGCGTGGCAGCCGCTCGCACCCCGCGGGTCGTCGACGGCGGTGCCCTACACCGGTGGGCCCATGACGTCGGACCCGCCCAGCGCCGATGCGCTGCGAGGGTTCGTGAGCACCCTCCGCCCCGAGACGCGCTCGTTGGACGCCCCTCTCCCCGTGCAGGACGACACCGCGCGCAACCCCGGCGACGCCGCCTTCTACTTCCTGCCGCGATCCGGAGGGGCCGCCCCGCAGCGCCGGCTCGCGACGCGGTCTCCGGGCGCGGGGTATGACGCCGGCGAGGTGCGGCGTGACTTCCCCGTCCTCCAGCAGCGCGTCCACGGCAAGCGGCTCGTGTGGCTCGACAACGCGGCGACGACCCAGAAGCCGCAGTGCGTGATCGACGAGATCGCCCGTTTCTACGAGCACGACAACTCCAATGTCCACCGCGGCGCCCACGAACTGGCGGCGCGTGCCACCGACGCCTACGAGGGGTCGCGTGCCAAGGTGGCGACGCTGCTCGGAGCCAGGTCGACCGACGAGGTCATCTTCGTGCGGGGGACGACCGAAGCGATCAACCTGGTCGCCCAGTCCTACGGCCGCAGCGTGGTCGGGGCAGGCGACGAGATCGTGCTCACGAGCCTGGAGCACCACTCCAACATCGTCCCCTGGCAGCTCCTGGCCAAGGAGCGGGGTGCGTCGTTGAAGCCGGTGCAGATCAGCGATCGAGGCGACGTGATGCTCGACCATTACGCCTCGCTGCTCGGTCCCCGCACTCGCATCGTCGCCCTGACGCAGGTCTCGAACGCGCTGGGCACGGTCCTGCCGGTTGAGGCCATGGCCGCCATGGCCAAGGCTGCCGGCGCAGCAGTGGTCGTCGACGGCGCCCAAGGAGTGCCCCACATGCCCGTGGATGTCGGCGAGCTGGGTGCCGATTTCTATGCCTTTTCGGGCCACAAGCTATACGGCCCCACGGGCGTGGGCGTGCTGTGGGGCCGTCGGGAGCTGCTCGAGCAGATGCCGCCGTGGCAGGGCGGCGGCCAGATGATCAAGCACGTCGACTTCGAGTCATCCACGTGGAACGAGCTCCCGTACAAGTTCGAAGCCGGTACTGGCGCCATCGGTCCCGCTGTCGGGCTCGGGCGGGCGATCGACTACCTGACGATGTTGGGGCTCCCGCACATCGCCGCTCACGAGCATGTGCTCCTCGCCCACGGCACCGAGGCGCTTGCAGCCATCCCGGGCCTACGCCTGATCGGCACGTCCCCGCACAAGGCCGCGGTGCTGTCGTTCGTGCTCGAGGGCACCGAACCAGAAGACGTGGCGAAGCTCCTCGATCAGGAAGGCATCGCCGTCCGTGCCGGCCACCACTGCGCGCAACCGGCGCTGCGCCGATTCGGGCTGGAGGCCACGGTGCGGCCGTCGCTCGGGCTCTACAACACCCACGACGACATCGAGGTGCTGGCCGCCGCTGTCCGGAAGGCCGCCCACGCGCTCCGCCGCAGTCGTCATACGTCCTAGAATCTGGGAGCAGCACGCTGGTACCCGGCGGCGTCTGGGGAGGGGACGGGGGGGTCCATGGCAGAAGGTGTGACCCAGGGAGGGCGGCGGCCCGCTGCTATGAGACGCCGCCGCCTCCTGTGGCGGGAGGAGATGGTCACGTGCCTCCTCGGGACGTGGCTGTTGGGCGGCCTCCACCTGGACGGATGGGCCCACCGCAACACCGATCTCCACGACTCGCTGACCACGCCGTGGCACGCGGTGTTGTATTCGGGTTGGGCGGCGCTGGCGTCGTGGATCGTCTGGCTGATCATGCGCGAGCGCAAGGAAGGGGCACGGGGGCTGGCCGCTGTGCCTCGGGGCTACGCGATGGGCGTGGCGGGCATGATCTGCTTCGCCGTGGGAGGCGCGGGCGACCAGGTATGGCATCTCTCCCTCGGAATCGAACAGGACATCGAAGCGTTCCTCAGCCCAACCCACTGGTTCCTCGCCGTCGGCATGTTCCTGATGGTCAGCTGTTCCTTCCGCGCCGCCTGGACGTCCTTCGACACCGACACCCCGACCCTGCGTGCATTCGCGCCGACGTTGTGGTCGATCACGTTGACCACGGCGATGGTGGGCTTCGCCTACAACTACCTGAGCCCCTTCGTCATCGACAACCCGACGATCAAGGACGGGGACCTGTTCGCCCTGTTCCGGCCGGAGGTTCCCCCAGCCACCGCCTTCGGATTCGCCGAACGCCTGCGCATGCAGGGAGTCGGCGACGAGATCGTCTGGACCGTCCTGCTCATGGGAATCTCGCTCATGGTGCTCCGCCGGTGGCGGCCGCCGTTCGGCAGCTTCGTCGTCCTGTTCGGCGCAACCACGGCGGCCGTCAGCGGTGTCTGGGACTTCGATCACGGATGGACCATCATCGCCGGTCTCATCGGGGGGCTTGCTGCCGACGTGCTCGTCCAACGACTCGATCCCCGGCCGGAACGTCTTCTCCAATACCGGGTGTTCTCCGCCGTCGTGCCGGCCGTGACCTGGGCCGCGTACTTCGTTACCGTCGCCATCGCCTATGGCATGGGGTGGTCCACGCCCATGTGGGCCGGCTCGATCACCTTCGCCGTGCCCATAGGCCTGCTCATCAGCGCGCTCATGGTGCCCATGTCGATCCCCGTTCGCCCGGTCCACGCCGGTTCCGTTGAGCAGGTCGGGGACCTGCCGCAGCGAGATGCGCGTTCCCGCGGCGTCGAGACCACTCGCGATCTCGAAGGGATGACCACATGAGCTCGCTCACGAGGGAGGAGATAGAGGCGCTCGACCCGTACAGCTTCCTCGCCGTACTGGGGAAGAAGGTCGTGCGTCCGGGCGGCCATCTCTCGACGGAGCAGCTGTTCGAGCTGGCCGAGATCAAGCCTGACCATCACGTCCTGGAGATCGGGTGCGGCGTCGGCGCCACGGCGATCGAGCTGGTTCAGCGCTTCGAGTGCCAGGTGACGGCCATCGATCACTCCCCGCTGATGCTCGAAAAGGCCAGGGGGCAGACCAGCCGCGCCGGCCTCAGCGACCGCATTCGCTATGAGGAAGCCGACATGTGTGGCCTCCCCTACGCCGATGACGTCTTCGACGTGGTGATCATCGAGGCGGTGACGATGTTCTGCCCGCGGCACAGCGCCCTCCGTGAGTGCAAGCGCGTTCTGAAGCCGGGTGGGCAACTGCTCGATCAGGAGTTCGCGTGGCGCAAGGCGCCGGACGAGCGCGCCCTCGAGATCCTCCGCCAGCCGACGATGTGCCCCGGCATCGATTTCGACGACGTGCTGGAGTGGAAGGTGCTGTTCAAGGACGTCGGGCTGACGGACGTCGAGGCCGTGAGCGGGCCAT encodes the following:
- a CDS encoding ribbon-helix-helix domain-containing protein, which gives rise to MATRKITVTLDEEQLERVRRAVAAGKAASVSGFVQHAVSISLDDVAGWGALLAEALSRTGGDLTDDERSWADGILGTDKATNPSAA
- a CDS encoding ABC transporter permease, which codes for MTGGAAAVIARREIRLLRQDPVPLVLLLVVPVTFLAFLKPMLYVTLIIEGYPGTNGSEQAVPGAAATFSLFLTGLAGLSFFREHGWGTWDRLRASPATTAQLLLGKLVPLYGFAVLQIAWLFAVGVVVFDLDLRGPAVAVAALSLAVAASHLALGLLLVAVSRTIQQVNALANLGSTLLAGVGGAVVPAYLMPGWVRVVAPATPTYWVMRGYRAVTLDGQGLSAIALPAAVLTAFAVVLSALALLRFSAAEAKHFWT
- a CDS encoding ABC transporter ATP-binding protein, whose product is MGFPSATVCAFGAANAHGYTDADETGGTQANDTGRHRDDWPRQGGSPAGRRRTGTGPTAPALVLRRLAKAYGDVLALDGVDLEVEAGEVLALVGPNGAGKTTLLSSVAGLVQPDDGDISVLGVDARARPSAARRLLGLAPQRLGLAPTLTVEENLVFSARLAGMTAAAARSSARDAADDLGVAPLLRRPAGRLSGGEQRRVHVACSVVHRPPVLLLDESTSGIDPSARGAVLDLVRRLSAEGTAVCFSTHQLDEVEELGASVAILHHGHLVARDKVPALVARHGSAVVDLRFDGEMSSQPALDGVEVDGGRVRITDDDPGRALARVLPALGDRLPRLRSVDVVRAGLGTVFLALTGERYPGVSERGAADADAAPEQR
- a CDS encoding family 2B encapsulin nanocompartment shell protein, which encodes MPSGAEQPQSVSTDAARNLATTTKTRAQWAALTPRWLLHLLPWVRVDGGTYRVNRVRLLNPDERKIRVTTVGGQPFVPVTELQQLSLFAGLELDAVQAISDALQVERHDTGTVLMTEGEAGDKLYLLAEGTVEVSIIGSRGQTLRVNTLSGGEIFGEGALLTDTPRTATVTVRSPSTVLSLSRAQFADLLTAHPDVRSAMETMVEGRRQQRDELDEYGEHKIEVAGGHHGEPVLPETFVDYDDEPREYPLSVVQTIVRVHTRVSDVYSNPIDQLEEQLRLSIEGIRERQEYELINNPEFGLLHAAAPSMRTPSRTGAPTPDDMDDLLALVWKRPAFFLAHPMAIAAFGRECTRRGVPPPTTTIFGSPFLTWRGVPIVPCDKLLVGGKARVGSRAGTTNILLVRVGEREQGVVGLHTSGLPGEPEGLPGLSVRLMGVNRRAVASYLLTLYFSAAVLIEDAIAVLEGVEVGRYHEYP
- a CDS encoding SufS family cysteine desulfurase; translated protein: MTVLPSPNGPHVDPTDETFVARLANDIFREGPSVAGTAATHAEDLDAVPGRAANAATDEAATLAASAYRVDPTMTNAIPMGGIPRAAPGVLGTGASGPSSFMLRSAPLGDALPAGTVEPWSHMAQAWQPLAPRGSSTAVPYTGGPMTSDPPSADALRGFVSTLRPETRSLDAPLPVQDDTARNPGDAAFYFLPRSGGAAPQRRLATRSPGAGYDAGEVRRDFPVLQQRVHGKRLVWLDNAATTQKPQCVIDEIARFYEHDNSNVHRGAHELAARATDAYEGSRAKVATLLGARSTDEVIFVRGTTEAINLVAQSYGRSVVGAGDEIVLTSLEHHSNIVPWQLLAKERGASLKPVQISDRGDVMLDHYASLLGPRTRIVALTQVSNALGTVLPVEAMAAMAKAAGAAVVVDGAQGVPHMPVDVGELGADFYAFSGHKLYGPTGVGVLWGRRELLEQMPPWQGGGQMIKHVDFESSTWNELPYKFEAGTGAIGPAVGLGRAIDYLTMLGLPHIAAHEHVLLAHGTEALAAIPGLRLIGTSPHKAAVLSFVLEGTEPEDVAKLLDQEGIAVRAGHHCAQPALRRFGLEATVRPSLGLYNTHDDIEVLAAAVRKAAHALRRSRHTS
- a CDS encoding class I SAM-dependent methyltransferase → MSSLTREEIEALDPYSFLAVLGKKVVRPGGHLSTEQLFELAEIKPDHHVLEIGCGVGATAIELVQRFECQVTAIDHSPLMLEKARGQTSRAGLSDRIRYEEADMCGLPYADDVFDVVIIEAVTMFCPRHSALRECKRVLKPGGQLLDQEFAWRKAPDERALEILRQPTMCPGIDFDDVLEWKVLFKDVGLTDVEAVSGPFALMHPRVFVKDEGWANSMRILGTALSRPAYFKKAVWLMRNIFKIMPSLGYVVMSARKPALKS